DNA from Debaryomyces hansenii CBS767 chromosome A complete sequence:
CCATAATACCCTCCACAACAATGCAGTGGGGAGTGGGAATGAAAGCAACTTGAGCGATAAAGACTACGATGCATTGAACACATTGATCATGGGTAATGAAGATGGTGGAGTTTCGTTGGTACTACTTGATAATGCACAGGCAAATTCTAATAAGCCTAATACTCGAGGACTAAACAAACAATTCACTGGGTTACAGGGGTTAAAAccagaagaattaaatgatgatttgaCGTTATTACGAAATGCAATTGTTAAAAAGGAAAAGTAATATTTTCCATCCCACTTGCATAAATGTccatttaattcttctagGCGTTCCGACCCATTTTttagtatatatttattcatagACCCTTTGTAACTAGTATTTTCATTTCAGCTAATGTATTCATCgaataataaaaacttTGGCAAACTTTCAGCTAATTCCCTGAATGAATAGAGATTGAATCGTACAATGTAGAATTATATAGACGGGGGAATATATTGAATGCAAAAGGACTTCCAGGTAATTGACTAATACGTCTTGGCTATTTTGATCCGCTCAAGACCAATATCCTTCTGTATTTACTTGTTGTAGACATTATTACATAGTAGAGCCTCGTATAtcagaaaatgaattgattattCGTCGAGATGATCAACATGTAAATGTATTCTTACACGTTCTGATTCCTATTACGGAGTTTAAGCTTTGATTTTTTTACTTGCGTTCCAATAACGTCAGCCTCTATATCAGACTTATTTTGGATGGAGGAGTTTTCCTgcaattttatttcatccattattttcaaattcttaatCGTTACCTCGTCAGCTACCGGAGAATCTAACAACTGTAATTCTTCTAGTGGAATAATTAAAGGCCAGACCCATTTCGCACATATTGCTAATACTAAGAGAACCCCAGGGAATCCAATAGTACCTTTTGTTAGGGTTATAGCAAATTCAGCTCCAAATCCTAGAATTAGTAGTACTAAATATACGTAGAACCATTTTTTGTTACgatatttatcaaattctttaaaaacTAGTGGGCAAGTGGGATCATTCTTAACATAATCATCattcaagaataaataCCTAAGTCTATTCGTGATAGCGTTCTCGTGGATACCAGTGATGCCcataatgaagaataacCCTGCTAGCACAGCTTGGGGAATGAGTCCCAAAACAACTAAGAACGGGCCACTCATCATTAAAAAAGTTAGCAATCCCTGTATAGTATTGGATACTCTTTGCTCTACAACTGATATAACTTCTCCTGTCTTGTAATTATGAACAACTAGTGATTGTGTATGTAATGGAGCTTGGGGTATAAGACCATTAGGAGCAGGTAGCCCGATTAAACCAGAGATTCCAGTAACCAACCCAAGTAATGCAAAATCCCAATGAAATGACGAAGGCTTCTTTAGAGGAAAGTCTTTCAGCTGGCacattaatgatgaaatattgtGATCAAAATAGAAGAGTAATGTTAAGTCAATAGCAAACGGGATTGCTAGGAATACATCCGATACAGCAATGTTATCAGGCGGCCAGAAGTGGATAAACCAACCGTGAGATCTATCAGTTCCGTGGTATGTTGGTTGAAACGCCTCCGTTATAGGCAATTTATCTAAGTCAGTCTTAGATAAATTGCCTCCAAAATATGTAAATGCAGTGAAGAATATAACTGCTAAAGGCATACCATAATCACTAAAAATCTTTCTGAACCAACCTCTGAAGTAATGTAGATTATTCCCAAATACATTGCACCCAACGCCAAAGATAACCATTAGTAAACTTATCATCACGGAACAATAACCACTTTCGAGACTTACtgaaaattgattattcaaaatctgTACACCTTTCTGAAGATATACAACACAGACAAAAAACCCAAATACATCTGCGGAGTACAGagtaattatttttatatatgaGACCATATTTGTGATTGCAATAATAAAGTGCATAACCATTGACCATAAGCAAATCCAGCACATAAAAGGGAAGAAGGGTGTACCCCTAGGTTTCATTAATTCAT
Protein-coding regions in this window:
- a CDS encoding DEHA2A10472p (similar to uniprot|P53838 Saccharomyces cerevisiae YNL275W BOR1), whose translation is MKNRGLPNCIRYIGYGIFNDVRSRIPHYKSDIQDAWNYRIIPSTLFIFFANLLPAISFAQDMYDKTDQSYGVNETLMSSAIAGVVFGMFSGQPLCMVGVTGPITIFNYTVYELMKPRGTPFFPFMCWICLWSMVMHFIIAITNMVSYIKIITSYSADVFGFFVCVVYLQKGVQILNNQFSVSLESGYCSVMISLLMVIFGVGCNVFGNNLHYFRGWFRKIFSDYGMPLAVIFFTAFTYFGGNLSKTDLDKLPITEAFQPTYHGTDRSHGWFIHFWPPDNIAVSDVFLAIPFAIDLTLLFYFDHNISSLMCQSKDFPLKKPSSFHWDFALLGLVTGISGLIGLPAPNGLIPQAPLHTQSLVVHNYKTGEVISVVEQRVSNTIQGLLTFLMMSGPFLVVLGLIPQAVLAGLFFIMGITGIHENAITNRLRYLFLNDDYVKNDPTCPLVFKEFDKYRNKKWFYVYLVLLILGFGAEFAITLTKGTIGFPGVLLVLAICAKWVWPLIIPLEELQLLDSPVADEVTIKNLKIMDEIKLQENSSIQNKSDIEADVIGTQVKKSKLKLRNRNQNV